The following DNA comes from Tunturibacter psychrotolerans.
GACCGCAGCGCGGAAGCATCAGCGGCGACGTGACCGATGTCGACGGCCTCGTGATCCCCGACGCCACAATCACCCTCGATGAACCATCTTCAAGCGACTCTCAGACCGTCACCGCGAACGAGACAGGATTCTTCGTCCTTAAAAACATCGACCCGACCATCCCTCACAAGATTGTCATAAAGGCGAATGGGTTCGGCGATTGGACCGCGCCTCCCGTCACAATCAGCCCCGGCCAGCAGTTCGAACTAACTGACATCAAACTCAAAGCGGCAGTCGTCGAAACCACAGTAACGGCCGTCACAATGGAGCAGCTCGCCATCGAACAGACGAAGGACGCAGAGAAGCAACGCGTCTTCGGCATCATTCCCAACTTCTACGTCTCCTACGAGAAGAACCCCGTCCCGCTCACCTCGAAGCTGAAGTTTGAACTTGCCTTCAAAGCCGGCACTGATATCGCCAGCATCGCCGGCGACCTCTTCATTGCAGGACTCAATCAGGCGGCCGACACTCCCGACTACCAGCAAGGTTGGAAGGGATATGGCCAACGCTTCGGTGCCGCTTATGCTGACAGCTTCTCTAACATCATGATCGGCGGTGGCCTTCTGCCGTCGGTTCTCCATCAGGACCCGCGCTACTTCTATCAGGGCACCGGCACGGGCAAATCTCGCGCGCTCCACGCGATATCAGCCCCATTCATCTGCAGGGGAGACAACGGCCATCAGCAGGTTAATTTTTCAAGCATGGGCGGCGATCTGATCGCGTCTTCCCTCGCGAATACCTACTATCCGAATAGCAATCGTGGACCAGGTCTGGTCTTCTCCACCTTTTTCATCAACACCGGTGGTCGAATCGCCAACGCCTTGGTACAGGAGTTCGTCCTGCGCAAGCACACATCCAACTCGGACAAAGGAAACTAACCGGGCAGACGTACCGCATATCTGCCTTGAACGATAGAATGGGCTTCCCAAAGGAGCACCCATGTCTGTCGCCGCCACACCACCCTTCACGCTCGAGATCGAAGATCGCGGCACCCTGGCCGTCGTACACTGTCGCGGCAAACTGCTGGCTG
Coding sequences within:
- a CDS encoding carboxypeptidase-like regulatory domain-containing protein, which encodes MTLILGVAPITALGQRAVANGPQRGSISGDVTDVDGLVIPDATITLDEPSSSDSQTVTANETGFFVLKNIDPTIPHKIVIKANGFGDWTAPPVTISPGQQFELTDIKLKAAVVETTVTAVTMEQLAIEQTKDAEKQRVFGIIPNFYVSYEKNPVPLTSKLKFELAFKAGTDIASIAGDLFIAGLNQAADTPDYQQGWKGYGQRFGAAYADSFSNIMIGGGLLPSVLHQDPRYFYQGTGTGKSRALHAISAPFICRGDNGHQQVNFSSMGGDLIASSLANTYYPNSNRGPGLVFSTFFINTGGRIANALVQEFVLRKHTSNSDKGN